From the genome of Desulfobacterales bacterium:
TCTTAATTATTGCTATGACTTTAGTATCTTTTGTTATTGCCGCTGAAAACAAAGGAGCAAAAGAATTTAATATTGAGGCAAGCTATCAAGGAAATGTATTTTTTCCCCATTCCAAACATCAGGAAAAATTAGGGGATTGCAATATCTGCCATGTTTTATTTAAGAAGCAATCTGGTATAATAAAAGAAATGAAACAAAAAGGAGAGCTTAATCCAAAGCAAGTTATGAAAACCCAGTGTATTGATTGTCATAAAACTAAATCAAAAGCTGGTGAAGCTGCTGGACCTACAACTTGCAATGCTTGCCACAAAAAATGACCAATTGAAATGGCTTATAAAAAATCATTTTAATCAGGTAAACGTAAGGCTTTGGTTCACCCTCACCCCAACCCTCTCCCGTTAAAGGGAGAGGGTTGGGCAAACATCAAACTTTATGCTTGTGCTTCATTGGTTTTTGTGTAAAAGGCAAGACAACCCAAACATAATTTTAGGAGATTTCTATGCTAATATTAGGCTTACAAGGAAGCCCTCGAAAAAAAGGCAATACTAATTTTTTGGTATCGTCGTTTATGGATGAGGCTAAAAATAAAGGTTTTAGGACTGTTTTATTAGATGTCTGCAAAATGAAAATACTTCCATGCATCGGATGCCGAATGTGTGAAAAATATGGGTTTTGCTCAATTGATAACGACGATATGACAAAGGAAATATATACACTTCTCAGGGAGGCAAGCGTTATAGTAGTTGCATCTCCGATATTTTTTTATAATGTTACGTCTCAGCTTAAAGCTCTTATAGACAGGTCTCAAACTTTATGGTCAAGGCGCTATATGCTTAACCTTAAAGATCCTAAGCATTCCACACGAAAAGGAGTACTACTTTCTGTTGGAGCAACAAAAGGAAAAAATCTTTTTGAAGGAACTCGTCTAACTACTAAATATTTTTTCGATGCCATCGCATCAAGCTTTGACGGAGAACTTAGCTATAGAAAAGTTGAAAAACCTGGGGATATACAACAAATACCTAATATAATGGAAGAAATAAAAGCCAAAGCTGATGAAATTTTAGATCCATTAACCCAAAAAAAGACAATATTATTTGCTTGCAAAGAAAATGCTTGTAGAAGTCAAATTGCGTATGGATTTGCCCAAAGCCTTTATGGAAACGTATTTAATTTTGATTGCGCCGGTAGCCAGCCAGCTTTGAATACAAATCAAGACATGATAATATCAATGCAGGAAAAAGGCATTGATATGGAATTTAGAAAGCCTAAATCATTAAATGACAGTATTTCCGAAAATAAACCGGA
Proteins encoded in this window:
- a CDS encoding NAD(P)H-dependent oxidoreductase; amino-acid sequence: MLILGLQGSPRKKGNTNFLVSSFMDEAKNKGFRTVLLDVCKMKILPCIGCRMCEKYGFCSIDNDDMTKEIYTLLREASVIVVASPIFFYNVTSQLKALIDRSQTLWSRRYMLNLKDPKHSTRKGVLLSVGATKGKNLFEGTRLTTKYFFDAIASSFDGELSYRKVEKPGDIQQIPNIMEEIKAKADEILDPLTQKKTILFACKENACRSQIAYGFAQSLYGNVFNFDCAGSQPALNTNQDMIISMQEKGIDMEFRKPKSLNDSISENKPDIIVTMGCGEECPFIPGTKIINWDLPDPGKKPIEFMRETRDEIEKKIISLIEAENNGNNGKNE
- a CDS encoding cytochrome c3 family protein; translated protein: MKAFNLSILIIAMTLVSFVIAAENKGAKEFNIEASYQGNVFFPHSKHQEKLGDCNICHVLFKKQSGIIKEMKQKGELNPKQVMKTQCIDCHKTKSKAGEAAGPTTCNACHKK